The following is a genomic window from Antechinus flavipes isolate AdamAnt ecotype Samford, QLD, Australia chromosome 3, AdamAnt_v2, whole genome shotgun sequence.
ccctttggatatagttccaaattgctctccatgcTAAAGATTTATGGTGGTTGGGAGGCACGTGCTACACAAAATTTTCCCCTCAAGAGCtgccatttttgttgtttttgagttCAAGGTTCTATGTATTTTGAGGTTTCTTGAGCCTATGGGGAATatgcaaatgtaaaaaaaaattgtgaatacTTGACTTAGCATGGCACATATGTTGGtgaagtcaaatttatataaaaattatttgagaatgaccttttatttataattacatGCAAAATTTTGTGGCGTATCCAACAATATGGTATGCCCATTGATAACCACCGATGGGAGTGAGGGTGATATTTGAACGTGGGGATACCAGTTTCGGAGGGTTTCCCTTTCCATAGCTATCCTTCCTGCTTCCTTATTTAATAAAGCTTCATGGCAATTGAATTGTGTGTGTTTAAGACATTTCTTTTTGGTCTCCGTATCTTCCAtgtacatagtaggagcttaataaatattgattgactaTCCCAAGGACCTCATTCTTGGTTCTTCTGTGAACAGATGTCCTGCCATCCGGAGCTGAATCAGTACATTCAAGATACCCTTCACTGTGTAAAGCCCCTGCTGGAGAAGGTGAGAAGTAATTCTGTTATTCTTGCTCTCCAGATCCCCCCAGTCCCTCTGGTCCTTTTTAATTGTGTCTCTTCTGCTCCTCTGGACATCATGGATTCTGACTGAGCTTTGAGGAAAATCATCAGATTAAATCTAGGGggtgtgtgggggggaagggtCCTTAGAACTCATCAAGtccaagctcttcattttacagagaaactgaggcccagatggGCTGAAATGGTTTATCCAAATTCACAGAGCTAGCAAGTAGCCGAGTGAGCCTCTGAACCTGGGTCCTCTACCTCTAAAATGAGAGTTGTCTCAGTGTGCTTGTCtatttgtctgtttgtctctctcacaGACATACACACGTGCTTTCAATCAAAATTCAGTGTCCAGATCACTCTCTGATGGGCCCTGCCCCCTTCACCATTATCTTTGATTCACCATGTCTGGACAGAGTTGTTTGCCTGTTGTTCCTCCATTAAAAAGAAGAGTTCTGGAGGACAGgagctgtttttgcttttctttttatcctcaacCCTCAGGGTAGTGcctgtacatagtaggcacttaataaatgcttattgacttgattgTTGACTGACTCTAGAAGTAGAAGCACTGACTTGACTTTAGGTCCCTTTTTTCCCAGAGGAAAAGGGCGATTTTCATTACTGTGACCTATGGacggattttttttttgggggggggtctctCTGCTCCCTGCTGAGAAAGATGTGGGTGCTAGGTTACTGGTGTCTCACTTGTTGACTGTGGTTGATGTTGGGGGATCTTTGCAGAATGATGTGGAGAAGGTCGTGGTGGTGATTTTGGACAAAGAGCACCACCCAGTGGAGAGATTCGTTTTTGAAATCACTCAGCCTCCCTTGCTTTCTATCAGGTGAGCTCACAACAATGGCCTCCCTCCTTTGAAAAGGGTCACAGAACAGTCTGTTTgctgggagaaagaagaaggctCTTGGGAGTCTTAGGGTGTTAGAGTGGGACGGGGGCCTCAGGACCCGGCATGATGGAACTTAGAGGGGTTCTAGCTcagaaatgtcagagctgggaggaaccttgGAATAGAGAATGTCAGAACACGGGATGTCTGCCGGAACCAAAAAGGCCCCATCACAGAGATGAGAGCCTTGGGTTCTTGGGCTGGCCTGTGAGCTTTCTTAACATTAATAACCACATTGTGGCAAAAGTGGTTTccttttttctgtgtattttatttttaagcatttaaatttaattcatctGGAGATCACTTCCTAGCCTTACCCTTGGGCTGTAGAATGTTAATTCTAACTGAAAGCTGTATAAGTATctccttgcttcagtttcttgacTGGATTCTATTAGAATTCAGTCCACTCAGTAATGGCATCATGTTtcaataaatctttgccccttgactaaggggaaaaaaatagcatttaaaaacatgattctgaaaaaGGCTTCCTTACACTGCCAGAAGTTCTGGTCTAACCTCcagattttaaagatgaagaattgAGATTGAGGAAGATCAAAAAAAGGGCTTGCCCATGTGTAGCTTGGCATTTCTCATGGGATCTTGGGACTTtgctagaaaggacttcagaaggaTCTAGTCCCCTTcagttttacagagaaaaaaagtgatttagcCAAGGTCTGAATGCCTTCTATTTCTCTGCTTCTTGTTCTTTGCCCCCATCCAGCAGTAACGTGCTAAATCCCCCTGATGATGTGCTTGGAGACCCAGAGAAAGGGGCAGACTGATGGAGGTGACCCAGAACCCTTTGCTAGATTCCATTTATAGGGATTtaggtagaaaaaaaattcttgatctGGGAGTCAGGAACTTGACTTGCAGTTTCATCTTTCTCTCTGGGGCATAGTTGATAAGAGAATTAATTGAGATGATCTTCCAAGGCCCCAGACCCCCTGCAAACCTCCACCTTCTCCTTCCCAGCTCAGACTCTCTCCTGTCTCACGTGGAGCAGCTCCTTCGGGCCTTTATCCTGAAGATCAGTGTCTGTGATGCCGTCCTGGACCACAACCCCCCAGGTAGGCCCCGCTGTCCTGCCCTGGGGGTTCCCCCATGCCTGGTGTTTGGGAGTTGGCTgggtttttccctcccttctctcctggaATCGGAGCCCATCCCCATGGACAGCTGTCTCTGGGACCGGCCTGCAGGGCATTCCTAGGGCCCAGCTGAATTCCTCTGAGCCTTGGCCCAAGGCCTCCCCAGCCCATTGCTCTGGTCATTCGTACCAGGTCCGTTCTTCAGAGCCGGTTCATCCTCACCACCTGTGAGACGCTTTCCATGATGGACTTACTCCTCCTAGGTCCAGTCTCCCCGTCCACACTGCTTTGATGTGGCTGTGGTCTAGTTTCACGGTGACCATTTCTATTTATGGACATCCGTGCagaactcttttaaaaaagagGCTGTCCTTAAATCCTTCCACACTTATATTTAGGGAAAgccaaaaagacagagagaggctCTGAGGGGGTGcaagtgggaaaggaaggaaactgGTCTTGGATAAAGGATCCAGATCGTCATGCACTGAGCCATTTTACGCTGAATATTCAGGGGCTGGAGCTCTGGGTTAGGGCCAGTTGGGGAGGGTCCAGTGATCAGGATTCTCTCACCTGCCCCTCTAACTCTGCTATCTCCCCCTTCCCAATGCAAGGCTGTACCTTCACTGTCTTGGTCCACACACGGGAAGCAGCCACACGAAACATGGAGAAGATTCAGGTGATCAAGGTGAGTTCCAGTCCCTAACTGTTGTGTCAAAAGGTAATGTCTTGAGGACCCCTGCTCCCCAATTTTACTTCTGGCAGAGACTTGCTGTGTGGTCTTAGAGCAGTCTCTCTCTACCTGAGAGCTTACCTGGGAACCACAAGTACCCATGAATGACTGAATGTACTCAAAAAAATGCCTGctctgtgccaggccctgtgctggGTATGCACTGGGGAGGGAGGTGAGGGGGGCAGGAAAGGGGGGATATTTTGGTCTGAGAACCATAGGGATTCAGAGTGGAGGCAGAAGTGGAGATTATCATGACCACTGCCGAAGGCGGTGCGGTGATTCCCAAGCCagtgagagggaagagggaggggagtaTCTATGAGTTGGTTGGGAGGATGCTGAGACCTTTTGGTGTCCGGACAGGGTGAGAAATGTTAGCTGAGTTTGTATTGCTTGGTGTATCCTGAACAGTCCAGTGGAAGAAAGTCCAGAGCTGAATAGATGAACTTCAGTAGGGACATGGGTGTCGGGGTGGACAACACAAGGCAAGAGCTTCTGCCCAGGGTGGCTGGGGTCTGAAGCACAGTCTGGGACCCATAGATAATGGTAGGTTGAGTGAGTTTCCTTTTACTCTCACTCACTACTTCCAGGGTCTGCTATTTAATTTCGACAATCAGCATAAGAAAACGTACAAGAATTTCAGTGTGTTGGGTGGATGCTGCTCCAGGAGGGTGGGAGATAAGATAGGAACAAGATGGATAGACAGGGGTGGGTTGCCATCTGCACTATTGGAAAGATCACAGATTCAATAGCAGTTAGAGcactccttttcccctccctagcTTACCATGTGATTTTCTGCCCCCAAACAGCCAttctttttgtagccagctgagTAATGAGTCTCTGTCTCTGGGCCCTTAGTGGAATAGGAAGTCCAATCAGAACCAATCATTTCTTATGCTAGAAGCAGACATCAtaaatgggagaggggaaaagagggagatggGTGTCCTTCAAAAAGAAACCTGGGAGGTTTGGTGAGTGGCTGTATTGAAGTTAAATCCATATTTGAGGTCCAAGCTCCTTCACCCCCGTGCCCCAAATACAGTATCTGCACACTGTAGGTATTTAGTTTTAATCACCATATTGTGCAATAATTAATCACTATAACGTGCAAAAGGTGGGCCATGGTATAACTAGGGGAGGACCCTTGGCAGAGCTTATAAGCCCAGTTGATGTAAGGCTGGGGGAAACTGAAGCCCTACTTAGAGACACTGAGCTCCAGGAGGTCCATGACTTAATAGAGAAGAAACAGATGAAcaatcaacaagtttttattaagcacctactgcataTAGAGGCACTCTGTAAGACAAAAGGGAAACCAGTCAAGACATTTACATTATCTTGGGAAATAACCAGATACAGAAAGTCTGTGGTGAGTACACAGGAAAGGAGCCACTGTTTggacctcatttttttccctgtataAAATCagaggggttggactagatggtctttcaactctaaatctaattCAAAAGTGTAAATAagtggtgtgtgtatgtgagcaTTTATTAGCACGTAATATATGCCAGGCGGGATACCAAAAGAAAGG
Proteins encoded in this region:
- the MAD2L2 gene encoding mitotic spindle assembly checkpoint protein MAD2B isoform X1 — its product is MTTLTRQDLNFGQVVADVLCEFLEVAVHLILYVREVYPIGIFQKRKKYNVPVQMSCHPELNQYIQDTLHCVKPLLEKNDVEKVVVVILDKEHHPVERFVFEITQPPLLSISSDSLLSHVEQLLRAFILKISVCDAVLDHNPPGCTFTVLVHTREAATRNMEKIQVIKDFPWILADEQDVHMHDPRLIPLKTMTSDILKVRLGGKATMKPRCWQIGLGAVSSTEQRQP
- the MAD2L2 gene encoding mitotic spindle assembly checkpoint protein MAD2B isoform X2, which translates into the protein MTTLTRQDLNFGQVVADVLCEFLEVAVHLILYVREVYPIGIFQKRKKYNVPVQMSCHPELNQYIQDTLHCVKPLLEKNDVEKVVVVILDKEHHPVERFVFEITQPPLLSISSDSLLSHVEQLLRAFILKISVCDAVLDHNPPGCTFTVLVHTREAATRNMEKIQVIKDFPWILADEQDVHMHDPRLIPLKTMTSDILKMQLYVEERAHKSS